A single window of Phaenicophaeus curvirostris isolate KB17595 chromosome 24, BPBGC_Pcur_1.0, whole genome shotgun sequence DNA harbors:
- the LAD1 gene encoding ladinin-1 isoform X2, with the protein MSFSRRNWSDLSSLARQRTLEDEEEQQRERRRRHRSLLSSTSKDEEPPSPVKDTSPTSSRPQSLVKPVSPGDAEEHKLSEVLKSQEGRRTRSPIAVSEKLNQKKEQQEPGGEVSCVEARMKSHVGQKSIQPGQQGQDAAKGRGDPPGDQHPELVSKRKASVKMRLQDKERQGVGTPQEEQRKEVEPQQRSSPEVGGCRVREVKILTRQGSCSKEEKTALVVTSSQDQQDEPAEKSDTSCVTYSSSIRRTSPRTLSFRVISRKQKEENQSPLTRSASLRIPGNSTTIGEKLEKYNSAVQRSEVVKSSLTVQKSLLLSSEGVASKRNFFEASAPSKAEPLTVRKDNLKIPGSVTSRINLWISRAQEPAKEEKSKHIRKINSLPSRDVWVKQPGDTPGDSKL; encoded by the exons ATGTCTTTCAGCAGAAGGAACTGGTCAGATCTCTCCAG CCTGGCCAGGCAGAGAACCCTTGAGGAtgaagaagagcagcaaagagaGCGCCGACGAAGGCACCGGAGCCTGCTTTCCTCCACATCGAAGGATGAAGAACCTCCTAGCCCCGTGAAAGACACCAGTCCAACTTCTAGCAG ACCTCAATCCCTAGTGAAGCCAGTGTCCCCAGGAGATGCAGAAGAGCACAAGCTCTCAGAGGTGCTGAAGTCACAAGAAGGGAGACGGACAAGGTCCCCGATTGCTGTCTCTGAAAAACTGAAtcagaagaaggagcagcaggaacCAGGGGGGGAAGTGAGTTGTGTGGAGGCAAGGATGAAATCACACGTGGGACAAAAGAGCATCCAGCCTGGACAGCAGGGCCAGGatgcggccaagggcagaggagacccacctggagacCAGCACCCGGAGCTGGTGTCCAAGAGAAAGGCATCAGTGAAGATGCGGCTCCAGGACAAAGAGAGACAAGGTGTGGGGACACCtcaggaggagcagaggaaggaggTGGAGCCACAGCAGCGGTCATCGCCAGAGGTGGGAGGCTGTCGGGTCCGTGAAGTGAAAATCCTAACCagacagggaagctgcagcaagGAGGAGAAGACAGCCTTGGTGGTGACCTCATCTCAGGATCAGCAG GATGAACCTGCAGAAAAGTCAGATACTTCTTGTGTCACCTACAGCAGCTCCATCAGACGGACCAGCCCAAGAACTCTCTCCTTTCGG GTgatttcaagaaaacaaaaagaagaaaaccaaagccCTCTCACAAGGAG TGCGAGTCTGAGGATCCCAGGTAACAGCACCACCATTGGGGAGAAGCTGGAAAAGTACAACTCGGCTGTGCAG cgCTCAGAGGTGGTGAAATCATCCCTGACCGTTCAGAAAAGCCTCTTGCTGTCCTCGGAGGGGGTGGCCAGCAAGCGTAACTTCTTTGAGGCAAGCGCTCCCAGCAAGGCTGAGCCACTCACTGTCAGGAAG GACAACCTGAAGATCCCAGGATCAGTGACATCCCGCATTAATCTGTGGATCAGCCGAGCTCAGGAGCCTgccaaggaggaaaagagcaaG cacatcaggaaaataaacagcCTGCCAAGCCGAGATGTCTGGGTAAAGCAGCCTGGAGATACTCCTGGAGACAGCAAG ttgtAA
- the LAD1 gene encoding ladinin-1 isoform X1: MSFSRRNWSDLSSLARQRTLEDEEEQQRERRRRHRSLLSSTSKDEEPPSPVKDTSPTSSRPQSLVKPVSPGDAEEHKLSEVLKSQEGRRTRSPIAVSEKLNQKKEQQEPGGEVSCVEARMKSHVGQKSIQPGQQGQDAAKGRGDPPGDQHPELVSKRKASVKMRLQDKERQGVGTPQEEQRKEVEPQQRSSPEVGGCRVREVKILTRQGSCSKEEKTALVVTSSQDQQHPSRNPSKEVIQLSSTQDEPAEKSDTSCVTYSSSIRRTSPRTLSFRVISRKQKEENQSPLTRSASLRIPGNSTTIGEKLEKYNSAVQRSEVVKSSLTVQKSLLLSSEGVASKRNFFEASAPSKAEPLTVRKDNLKIPGSVTSRINLWISRAQEPAKEEKSKHIRKINSLPSRDVWVKQPGDTPGDSKL; the protein is encoded by the exons ATGTCTTTCAGCAGAAGGAACTGGTCAGATCTCTCCAG CCTGGCCAGGCAGAGAACCCTTGAGGAtgaagaagagcagcaaagagaGCGCCGACGAAGGCACCGGAGCCTGCTTTCCTCCACATCGAAGGATGAAGAACCTCCTAGCCCCGTGAAAGACACCAGTCCAACTTCTAGCAG ACCTCAATCCCTAGTGAAGCCAGTGTCCCCAGGAGATGCAGAAGAGCACAAGCTCTCAGAGGTGCTGAAGTCACAAGAAGGGAGACGGACAAGGTCCCCGATTGCTGTCTCTGAAAAACTGAAtcagaagaaggagcagcaggaacCAGGGGGGGAAGTGAGTTGTGTGGAGGCAAGGATGAAATCACACGTGGGACAAAAGAGCATCCAGCCTGGACAGCAGGGCCAGGatgcggccaagggcagaggagacccacctggagacCAGCACCCGGAGCTGGTGTCCAAGAGAAAGGCATCAGTGAAGATGCGGCTCCAGGACAAAGAGAGACAAGGTGTGGGGACACCtcaggaggagcagaggaaggaggTGGAGCCACAGCAGCGGTCATCGCCAGAGGTGGGAGGCTGTCGGGTCCGTGAAGTGAAAATCCTAACCagacagggaagctgcagcaagGAGGAGAAGACAGCCTTGGTGGTGACCTCATCTCAGGATCAGCAG caCCCATCCAGGAATCCCTCAAAGGAGGTAATACAGCTGTCTTCTACCCAGGATGAACCTGCAGAAAAGTCAGATACTTCTTGTGTCACCTACAGCAGCTCCATCAGACGGACCAGCCCAAGAACTCTCTCCTTTCGG GTgatttcaagaaaacaaaaagaagaaaaccaaagccCTCTCACAAGGAG TGCGAGTCTGAGGATCCCAGGTAACAGCACCACCATTGGGGAGAAGCTGGAAAAGTACAACTCGGCTGTGCAG cgCTCAGAGGTGGTGAAATCATCCCTGACCGTTCAGAAAAGCCTCTTGCTGTCCTCGGAGGGGGTGGCCAGCAAGCGTAACTTCTTTGAGGCAAGCGCTCCCAGCAAGGCTGAGCCACTCACTGTCAGGAAG GACAACCTGAAGATCCCAGGATCAGTGACATCCCGCATTAATCTGTGGATCAGCCGAGCTCAGGAGCCTgccaaggaggaaaagagcaaG cacatcaggaaaataaacagcCTGCCAAGCCGAGATGTCTGGGTAAAGCAGCCTGGAGATACTCCTGGAGACAGCAAG ttgtAA
- the TNNT2 gene encoding troponin T, cardiac muscle: MSDSEEVTEEYEQEQEEEYVEEEEEEWIEEEDGQEEQVEEEEEETEETKAEEQEDETKAPEEDGEGDREQEPGEGESKPKPKVFMPNLVPPKIPDGERLDFDDIHRKRMEKDLNELQALIEAHFESRKKEEEELISLKDRIEQRRAERAEQQRIRSEREKERQARMAEERARKEEEEARKRAEEEARKKKALSNMLHFGGYMQKSEKKGGKKQTEREKKKKILSERRKPLNIDHLNEEKLREKAKELWQTIRDLEAEKFDLQEKFKRQKYEINVLRNRVSDHQKVSKGARGKTMVGGRWK, from the exons ATGTCGGACTCTGAAGAGGTCACTGAAGAATATGAACA GGAGCAGGAAG AGGAGTACGTGGAAGAAG aagaggaagaatgGATAGAGGAAGAAGACG GTCAAGAAGAACAggtagaggaggaggaggaggagaccgAAGAAACGAAGGCAGAAG AACAAGAAGATGAAACGAAAGCACCAGaagaag atGGAGAGGGAGACCGAGAGCAGGAGCCTGGGGAAG GTGAATCAAAGCCAAAGCCCAA GGTCTTCATGCCAAACCTGGTGCCTCCCAAAATCCCAGATGGAGAGAGACTGGATTTTGAT GACATTCACCGCAAGCGCATGGAGAAGGACCTGAATGAACTTCAGGCCCTCATTGAAGCCCATTTTGAGagcaggaagaaggaagaagaggagctCATCTCCCTCAAGGACAGGATT gaACAGCGGCGAGCggaaagagcagagcagcagcggATTCGCAGCGAGAGGGAGAAGGAACGCCAAGCCCGCATGGCC GAAGAAAGAGCTCgcaaagaggaagaggaggcacGGAAGAGGGCTGAGGAGGAAGCACGGAAAAAGAAAGCTCTCTCCAACATGCTGCATTTTGGAGGCTACATGCAGAAG TCAGAGAAAAAGGGTGGGAAGAAGCAAACAGAgcgggaaaaaaagaagaagatcCTCAGTGAACGGCGGAAGCCCTTGAACATTGACCACCTCAACGAAGAGAAGCTGAG GGAAAAAGCCAAGGAGCTATGGCAAACCATCCGTGACCTGGAGGCTGAGAAATTCGACCTGCAGGAAAAGTTCAAGCGGCAGAAATACGAG ATCAACGTCCTCAGAAACCGCGTTAGTGACCACCAGAAAGT GTCAAAGGGTGCCCGTGGGAAGACCATGGTGGGTGGTCGGTGGAAATAG